Proteins encoded in a region of the Anguilla anguilla isolate fAngAng1 chromosome 10, fAngAng1.pri, whole genome shotgun sequence genome:
- the LOC118206932 gene encoding lamin-B1-like, with protein sequence MAAAITTPAGQRMGTRSTAATPLSPTRISRLQEKEELRNLNDRLAVYIDKVRSLESENSVLQLQISEREEVRSRELTGIKSLYETELADARRTLDGIAKERAKLQIELGKIKAEHEQLLQNFAKKDGDLAASQARLKDVETALRAKEAALASALSEKRSLEGSLSDLQAQILELDAGLASMKKQLGEETLRRVDLENRCQSLAEELQFRKNVFEEEISETRRRHETRLVEVDSGRQVEYESKLAQALAEIRQQHDEQVKLYKAQMEQTYAAKLENTRLSAEMSSSAASLAREELRESALRVESLSAQLANLQKETRGLQDRIDELEAALAQERDAGYRVRAEHEREIAEIRARMQLQLDEYEQLLDVKLALDMEINAYRKLLEGEEERLRLSPSPSSRVTATRASSSRSLRTARGKRKRVEEEEEPEASGSVRVTIAHSASASGNVRLDELDVDGRFIRLHNTSNQDQPMGGFEMTRTIGDVDATYKFTPRYVLRAGQKVTVWASNAGVSSSPPTDLIWKNQSSWGSGVDVRVLLRNPQGEEVAERTMVFKTTSVEEEDEEEEEEEEEEEDDEEDEGEAHQTQRGCSIM encoded by the exons ATGGCGGCAGCTATTACGACTCCGGCCGGGCAAAGAATGGGGACCCGCTCCACCGCCGCTACTCCGTTGAGCCCTACAAGAATATCCAGGTTGCAGGAGAAGGAAGAATTAAGAAACCTGAATGACCGCTTAGCCGTGTACATTGACAAGGTACGGAGCCTCGAGTCCGAAAATAGTGTTCTTCAGCTGCAGATCAGCGAGAGAGAAGAAGTAAGAAGCCGGGAGCTCACTGGTATTAAATCACTGTACGAGACCGAGCTCGCGGACGCTAGGAGAACCTTGGATGGCATCGCTAAAGAACGCGCCAAGCTTCAGATTGAATTGGGAAAGATAAAGGCCGAGCATGAGCAGCTATTACAAAA CTTCGCGAAGAAAGACGGCGACTTGGCCGCCTCCCAGGCCAGGCTGAAGGACGTGGAGACGGCCCTGCGAGCCAAGGAGGCCGCGCTGGCCTCCGCGCTGTCGGAAAAGAGGAGCCTGGAGGGCAGCCTGTCCGACCTGCAGGCCCAGATCCTGGAG CTGGACGCCGGCCTGGCCTCCATGAAGAAGCAGCTCGGCGAGGAGACGCTGCGGCGGGTGGACCTGGAGAACCGCTGCCAGAGCCTGGCCGAGGAGCTGCAGTTCCGCAAGAACGTGTTCGAGGAG gAGATCAGCGAGACCCGGCGGCGCCACGAGACCCGCCTGGTGGAGGTGGACTCGGGCCGGCAGGTGGAGTACGAGTCCAAGCTGGCCCAGGCGCTGGCCGAGATCCGGCAGCAGCACGACGAGCAGGTGAAGCTCTACAAGGCCCAGATGGAGCAGACCTACGCGGCCAAG CTGGAGAACACGCGCCTGTCCGCGGAGATGAGCAGCAGCGCGGCCAGCCTGGCCCGGGAGGAGCTGAGGGAGTCCGCGCTGCGCGTGGAGAGCCTGTCCGCACAGCTGGCCAACCTGCAGAAAGAG ACCCGCGGGCTGCAGGACCGGATCGACGAGCTGGAGGCGGCGCTAGCCCAGGAGCGGGACGCCGGCTACAGGGTCCGGGCGGAGCACGAGCGGGAGATCGCCGAAATTCGGGCCCggatgcagctgcagctggacgAGTACGAGCAGCTGCTGGACGTCAAGCTGGCCCTGGACATGGAGATCAACGCCTACCGGAAACttctggagggagaggaggagag gTTGAGGCTGTCCCCCAGCCCGTCTTCGCGCGTGACAGCGACCCGGGCCTCGTCCAGCCGCAGCCTGCGGACCGCGCGGGGGAAGAGGAAGcgcgtggaggaggaggaggagcccgaGGCCAGCGGCAGCGTTAGGGTCACCATCGCTcactccgcctccgcctccgggAACGTCCGCCTCGACGAGCTGGACGTGGACGGGAGGTTCATCCGCCTGCATAACACCTCCAACCAG GACCAGCCCATGGGGGGTTTCGAGATGACCAGGACCATCGGAGACGTCGACGCGACGTACAAGTTCACTCCGCGATACGTCTTGAGAGCGGGACAGAAAGTGACG GTCTGGGCCTCCAACGCGGGCGTGAGTTCCAGCCCCCCCACGGACCTCATCTGGAAGAACCAGAGCTCCTGGGGCAGCGGGGTGGACGTCAGGGTGCTGCTGCGGAACCCCCAGGGAGAG GAAGTGGCAGAGAGGACCATGGTCTTCAAGACCACCTCagtggaagaggaggacgaagaggaggaggaggaggaggaagaagaggaagacgaTGAAGAAGATGAG GGTGAAGCACATCAAACACAGAGAGGCTGCTCCATCATGTAA
- the LOC118206948 gene encoding testis-expressed protein 43-like, whose protein sequence is MAEMSMNTEPDKSAHHHVPAFSVRHPMIPKLYVMPWKQDMKNQRLLLKAQVPRRPHEESLFLEGRERLCHGQGRAGSLDPTAPAPPLTCRPPPIASHLSRYNSSLTTTRGLYGQAPP, encoded by the exons ATGGCCGAGATGTCAATGAACACTGAACCAGACAA ATCAGCGCACCACCATGTCCCCGCTTTCTCCGTCAGACATCCCATGATTCCGAAACTCTACGTAATGCCATGGAAACAGGACATGAAGAACCAGCGGCTCTTGCTGAAG GCCCAGGTTCCCCGCAGGCCCCACGAAGAGAGCCTGTTTTTGGAGGGAAGAGAGCGGCTCTGTCACGGACAGGGCAGAGCCGGGTCGCTGGACCCCacggcccccgccccgcccctgacCTGCCGTCCGCCCCCCATCGCCTCACACCTGTCCAGGTACAACAGCTCTCTGACCACTACCCGGGGCTTGTATGGACAAGCCCCGCCCTGA